A single region of the bacterium genome encodes:
- a CDS encoding NAD-dependent epimerase/dehydratase family protein, whose product MKRKQSNILVTGGCGFIGSFLVNSLIKLGYKVIVIDDLSSERKPFINNEVKFYKVDIYKSNLLEDVFKKEKIDTIIHLAAKHYMPYCQAHKKETIETNVIGTLNILVLMKKYGIKRLIFSSSASVYYPSNKPHKETDKVGSLDIYGASKILGEKIIGTLSPIFGIDYTALRLFNVYGPNDTTSHLIPEIIKQMKADKEVKLGNLKSRRDYIWVEDVVRAIVISLTKTNCKNQIFNVGTGKAWSVEQVFGILNNISGKRFELKSVKLRQRILDSSIIRADIKKINELTKWRPRVALRTGLCYCYIDH is encoded by the coding sequence ATGAAAAGAAAACAGAGTAATATTCTTGTGACGGGAGGATGCGGATTTATAGGAAGCTTTTTGGTTAATAGTCTTATAAAATTAGGGTATAAGGTAATTGTAATTGATGACCTGTCTTCTGAAAGAAAACCGTTTATCAATAACGAAGTAAAATTTTATAAAGTAGATATATATAAGAGCAATCTACTGGAGGACGTATTCAAAAAAGAGAAGATAGACACAATTATTCATTTAGCAGCAAAGCATTATATGCCTTATTGTCAAGCCCATAAAAAAGAAACGATTGAAACAAATGTAATCGGAACCCTTAATATCCTTGTTTTAATGAAAAAATACGGCATAAAGAGACTTATATTTTCTTCCTCAGCGTCTGTTTATTATCCCAGCAATAAGCCCCATAAAGAAACTGATAAGGTTGGATCTTTAGATATATATGGAGCTTCAAAAATATTAGGGGAGAAAATAATAGGAACTTTAAGTCCCATATTCGGAATTGATTATACGGCCTTGAGGCTATTTAATGTGTACGGCCCAAACGATACAACATCGCACTTGATTCCCGAGATAATCAAACAAATGAAAGCAGATAAAGAGGTAAAACTAGGTAATCTCAAAAGTAGAAGGGATTATATTTGGGTGGAGGATGTTGTAAGAGCCATCGTAATTAGCCTTACTAAGACTAATTGTAAAAATCAGATTTTCAATGTAGGAACCGGCAAGGCATGGTCGGTAGAGCAGGTATTTGGAATTTTAAATAATATCTCGGGAAAAAGGTTTGAACTAAAATCTGTAAAACTAAGACAAAGAATATTAGATTCTTCTATTATTAGAGCAGATATAAAAAAGATTAATGAATTGACCAAATGGCGCCCAAGAGTTGCTTTGAGAACAGGTTTGTGTTATTGTTATATAGATCATTAA
- a CDS encoding HD domain-containing protein, which yields MENKEQVLNFFKEINYNSEDEKDGKNYRYYHPLRVLKLSERIIKSEVLQEKVSIGCTIILSLFHDIGKNKKLALEKRLFLDEHDKNNIVLFEEFIVPFIKNENDKDYVIKLIVDFSNKKFDLTESKIVHDADNLDEIGMLNFWRLAVYAGKHNQDIKEAIDYYFSFDRQDKIRKSGELFFKSSKNIAKERMEKMDKALIKFKEETFMDSIETS from the coding sequence ATGGAAAATAAAGAACAGGTACTAAACTTTTTTAAGGAAATCAATTATAACTCTGAGGATGAAAAAGATGGTAAAAACTATCGCTATTACCATCCTTTAAGGGTATTAAAATTATCTGAAAGAATAATTAAATCTGAGGTATTACAAGAAAAAGTAAGCATAGGTTGTACTATTATTTTGTCTCTATTTCACGATATTGGAAAAAATAAAAAACTGGCTTTAGAAAAAAGACTTTTTTTAGACGAACACGATAAGAATAACATTGTGCTTTTTGAGGAGTTTATTGTGCCCTTCATAAAAAATGAAAACGATAAAGATTATGTCATAAAATTGATAGTAGATTTTTCAAATAAGAAATTTGATTTAACTGAAAGTAAAATAGTCCACGATGCGGATAATTTGGACGAGATAGGAATGCTTAATTTTTGGAGACTTGCGGTTTACGCTGGAAAACATAATCAAGATATCAAAGAAGCGATTGATTATTATTTTAGTTTTGACAGACAGGACAAAATTAGAAAAAGCGGAGAATTATTTTTTAAAAGTAGCAAAAATATTGCGAAAGAGCGCATGGAAAAAATGGATAAGGCTTTAATTAAGTTCAAAGAAGAAACCTTCATGGACTCTATTGAAACGTCCTAG
- a CDS encoding ATP-binding protein gives MVRPTSTSNAGDRYWTEGVGLGLYIAQKFVKLHGGDIRVESAGKNKGTSFYIELPI, from the coding sequence ATGGTAAGACCAACCAGCACCAGCAACGCCGGCGACCGCTACTGGACCGAAGGAGTCGGGTTGGGCCTTTACATCGCCCAGAAATTCGTCAAGCTCCACGGCGGAGATATCAGAGTTGAATCGGCCGGAAAAAACAAAGGCACCTCTTTTTATATTGAACTACCAATATGA
- the gap gene encoding type I glyceraldehyde-3-phosphate dehydrogenase, translated as MIKIAINGFGRIGRLTLRRILENHPDLEVAAVNDLASLDNIAYLLKHDSVYGTWKKEISLRKGIKGAIGALSINGKSILVLDKTDPLSLPWEELGVQVVIESTGKFTARKEAQKHLEAGAKKVIISANSKDADLSVVLGVNEKLYNPKKHQIIANCSCTTNCAAPVMKVLDKDFGIEKAQMTTIHAVTASQSLVDAPKKDLREGRAAFNNIIPASTGAGEAVVRVLPELEGKISGSAFRVPVLAGSVLEIVAQIKRETSVEEVNKVFEKAAKGELKGILEVSEENLVSSDIIGTTFSAIVDLPLTEVINLPKVKDQNLVRVVAWYDNEWGYSCRLVELTEFVAKRL; from the coding sequence ATGATAAAAATCGCTATTAATGGTTTTGGTAGAATAGGCCGATTAACGTTGCGACGGATTTTGGAAAATCACCCGGATTTAGAGGTGGCGGCTGTCAACGATCTCGCCAGCCTGGACAACATCGCTTATCTCTTAAAGCACGATTCTGTCTACGGAACCTGGAAAAAAGAAATCTCTTTGAGAAAGGGGATAAAGGGGGCGATCGGGGCCTTGTCAATCAACGGGAAATCTATCCTGGTTTTAGATAAAACTGACCCCTTGAGCCTGCCCTGGGAAGAACTCGGCGTCCAGGTTGTCATCGAATCAACCGGGAAATTCACGGCCAGAAAAGAGGCCCAAAAACATTTGGAGGCCGGAGCTAAAAAAGTGATTATCTCCGCCAATTCAAAAGACGCCGATCTTTCCGTCGTTTTAGGAGTCAACGAAAAACTCTACAATCCTAAAAAACACCAGATAATCGCCAATTGCTCCTGCACTACTAATTGCGCCGCACCAGTAATGAAGGTTCTGGATAAAGATTTTGGGATTGAAAAAGCCCAGATGACGACGATCCACGCCGTCACTGCCAGCCAAAGCTTGGTGGATGCTCCGAAGAAAGATCTGCGAGAAGGCCGAGCTGCTTTCAATAATATTATTCCGGCCTCAACCGGAGCCGGCGAAGCCGTTGTCAGGGTCCTGCCGGAACTCGAAGGAAAAATCTCGGGATCTGCTTTTAGGGTGCCGGTTCTTGCCGGATCTGTCCTAGAGATCGTCGCCCAGATAAAAAGAGAAACGAGCGTCGAGGAAGTTAATAAGGTTTTCGAAAAAGCCGCAAAAGGCGAATTGAAGGGAATTCTCGAAGTTTCTGAAGAAAATCTGGTATCCAGTGACATTATCGGCACGACTTTTTCCGCGATTGTCGATCTGCCTTTGACCGAAGTCATAAATTTGCCCAAAGTCAAAGATCAAAACCTGGTCAGGGTGGTGGCCTGGTATGACAACGAATGGGGCTATTCCTGCCGGCTGGTAGAACTGACGGAATTCGTCGCTAAAAGACTCTAA
- a CDS encoding pyridoxal phosphate-dependent aminotransferase: protein MVATTKQFNILATIRRELTGQLLARVDKGANPLRANALIWSEYADRCNKEGLPVIGANLSLGNIDASSFDREPGHWHLSQALGIHPDGEIYRQISLTKEKLNREYYFSGRSLAKYGDFTGIEEARLAFSKYLAQWGGVMISKEETFFSSGGTSDAAQREMGALVLWLDKKQLEANFLTTVPGYTPVINMARRAGMRVITLECGETDSYFLQADQARQIVQDQNIGVFYIVPINNPTGTMIPADQLSRVVKQSYEANTAIIFLVDLAYITTVPEEQARAMLAVFNNKEILRQTVFLTSLSKSHAIPGQRLGACHTIVAGMNECLRAATEAGNPCHSAAAMLEAVAVLENVSKEAVRQTAAVYRRRREVTVDVLRDINRLTDRELFIDLDQLKTDGALYVYPRLGKSKTSLDLFVQTGMWGIGGRFFGAGDNDQRVRLAIGVNSSLEIQGIPSQLDLS from the coding sequence ATGGTGGCAACAACAAAACAATTTAATATATTGGCCACAATAAGGCGGGAATTAACAGGACAGTTGTTAGCAAGAGTGGATAAAGGGGCAAATCCTTTAAGAGCTAATGCTTTGATTTGGAGTGAGTATGCAGATAGGTGTAATAAAGAAGGCTTGCCAGTTATTGGCGCGAATTTAAGTTTAGGCAATATTGATGCGAGCAGCTTTGATCGTGAGCCGGGACATTGGCATTTGTCTCAAGCGTTGGGAATTCACCCTGATGGTGAAATATATAGGCAAATTAGTCTGACTAAAGAAAAGTTAAATAGAGAGTATTATTTTTCAGGTAGATCGCTGGCGAAATATGGCGATTTTACCGGTATAGAAGAAGCGAGACTGGCTTTTTCAAAATATTTAGCCCAGTGGGGCGGAGTGATGATCAGTAAAGAAGAAACGTTTTTTTCTAGTGGCGGAACTTCAGATGCGGCTCAAAGAGAAATGGGAGCTTTGGTTTTATGGTTAGATAAGAAGCAACTAGAGGCTAACTTTTTAACCACTGTCCCTGGATACACGCCGGTAATTAATATGGCTAGAAGAGCGGGGATGCGAGTGATAACTTTAGAATGTGGCGAGACGGATAGTTATTTTTTACAGGCGGACCAGGCGCGTCAGATAGTACAAGATCAAAACATAGGAGTATTTTATATCGTACCGATTAACAATCCGACTGGGACGATGATTCCGGCGGATCAGCTAAGTCGGGTAGTAAAGCAAAGCTATGAAGCAAATACGGCAATAATTTTTTTAGTGGATTTGGCTTATATTACTACGGTGCCTGAAGAACAGGCGCGCGCGATGTTGGCAGTATTCAATAACAAAGAGATTTTAAGACAGACCGTGTTTTTAACCTCTTTGTCTAAATCTCACGCAATTCCCGGGCAGCGGCTGGGAGCTTGTCATACAATAGTAGCCGGAATGAACGAGTGTTTGCGCGCGGCCACCGAGGCCGGCAATCCCTGTCATTCAGCCGCGGCAATGCTGGAAGCGGTAGCGGTGCTGGAAAATGTTAGCAAGGAGGCAGTGCGGCAAACTGCGGCAGTGTATAGGCGGCGTAGAGAGGTAACAGTTGATGTTTTAAGAGACATTAATCGATTAACTGATAGAGAATTGTTTATTGATTTAGACCAGTTGAAAACTGACGGGGCGTTGTATGTTTATCCGCGACTAGGAAAAAGTAAAACTAGTTTGGATCTTTTTGTTCAGACTGGAATGTGGGGAATTGGGGGAAGATTTTTTGGGGCGGGTGACAATGATCAACGAGTGCGCTTGGCAATAGGAGTTAATTCCAGTTTGGAAATTCAAGGCATTCCTTCACAACTAGATCTGTCTTAA
- a CDS encoding ThiF family adenylyltransferase, producing MQPEILNPITDKERIEKLKQDSNVRVVDFLDDQIKELSKIKKMVSSELIDVWVYYPWNRALVRIVNKEDYRLLRLSRNKNLITDEEQEKFSRQTIGIAGLNVGNPGALCIILEGGAEKMKFADNDVLELSNLNRFRASLGDLGVNKAVLSARQAYEIDPFIDIEIFDKGISEDNTDRFLTQPRIDLLIEEMDNLPLKIKIRERAKYYKIPVLMVTGNGPGLIIDVERFDLEPDLPLLNGYLKEDVINKVSALVDTTPMQERVMLARDFMGAEFLTERLRQSFDLVGKGLVGIPQTSESSFLRGAMLCYFARQIATNCLVPSGRYYLNLDSLING from the coding sequence ATGCAACCAGAAATACTTAATCCTATAACAGATAAAGAAAGGATAGAAAAGTTGAAGCAAGACAGCAATGTCAGAGTGGTTGATTTTTTGGACGATCAAATAAAGGAGTTAAGTAAAATAAAAAAGATGGTTTCGAGCGAACTAATCGATGTCTGGGTTTATTATCCGTGGAATCGAGCATTAGTCCGCATTGTGAACAAAGAAGATTATCGTCTATTAAGGCTTTCGCGCAATAAGAACTTGATAACCGATGAAGAACAGGAAAAATTCTCTCGCCAAACAATCGGAATTGCCGGTTTAAATGTGGGCAATCCAGGCGCTCTTTGTATTATTCTTGAAGGCGGAGCAGAAAAAATGAAATTTGCTGATAATGATGTTTTAGAATTATCCAACTTAAACAGGTTCAGGGCCAGTTTGGGTGATTTGGGTGTTAATAAAGCGGTACTGTCGGCCCGTCAAGCCTATGAAATTGACCCTTTTATTGATATAGAAATTTTTGACAAGGGGATATCCGAAGACAATACTGACCGGTTCTTAACTCAACCAAGAATTGATTTATTGATCGAGGAAATGGATAATCTGCCATTAAAAATCAAAATTAGAGAAAGGGCCAAGTATTATAAAATCCCAGTGTTAATGGTTACCGGCAATGGGCCCGGTTTGATAATTGACGTTGAACGTTTTGACTTGGAGCCGGATTTACCATTACTAAATGGTTATTTGAAAGAGGACGTTATAAATAAAGTATCTGCTTTAGTTGATACTACGCCCATGCAAGAAAGAGTTATGTTGGCGCGCGACTTTATGGGCGCAGAATTTTTAACCGAGAGACTGAGACAATCCTTTGACTTAGTGGGAAAGGGGTTAGTTGGCATTCCTCAAACAAGCGAATCCTCGTTTTTACGGGGAGCAATGCTTTGTTATTTTGCTAGGCAGATTGCGACGAATTGTCTGGTACCATCAGGAAGATATTATTTAAATCTAGATTCATTAATTAACGGTTAA
- a CDS encoding ATP-binding protein: protein MNVLSNLDLLSVGIAIASTVVLGFSVLLNNPKSITNKTFFVFSILTAFWGFFNLMSYRIVDLNLAFWFLRIEIFLGIWHSFMIFQLLYVFPNERLKFHRWYTVMLIPVVVTVSLLTLTPFVFSGVETVSKEGQILTLKAEAGIVFFGLTVFGLILSSFWILLRKTLKASGQDKRKFLLLLIGVAITFALILPLNFVLPAFFNNPKFVPFGAVFTFPFVIFTSYAILRHKLFNIRVAGTAILVFLLSVVTFSEVIFAQDLGLVIYRSSIFIFVLTFGILLIRGVLREVEQRERLEKLTAELETTNARLEKLDELKSQFLSFASHQIKGPLTVINGYADLISEGSYGQINGGVSKAVWGIKENSRRLIKLVDDFLDLRKIEEDRMDYEFKTINLVALAKSVFEEYKIVGQQKGLELGLQTNEITIDLKADEQRLRQVIQNLVDNAIKYTPEGEVKVKIERTKTGDKAVVEVKDSGVGIRPEIIGTIFNQFSRDPKLRNTLGTGLGLYIAKEIVKAHRGKIWAESEGEGKGATFYVELPLS from the coding sequence ATGAATGTGTTATCTAATCTAGATCTATTGTCTGTGGGGATAGCTATTGCGTCTACGGTAGTGCTTGGCTTTAGCGTTCTTTTAAATAACCCGAAGAGCATAACAAATAAAACATTCTTCGTTTTTTCGATTCTGACTGCCTTTTGGGGATTTTTTAACCTCATGAGTTATAGGATTGTTGATCTCAATCTTGCTTTCTGGTTTCTGCGGATCGAGATCTTCTTGGGAATATGGCACTCGTTTATGATTTTTCAACTACTCTATGTTTTTCCAAATGAGAGGCTGAAGTTTCATCGTTGGTATACCGTAATGCTAATTCCCGTGGTTGTAACTGTTTCTTTACTTACACTTACACCGTTCGTATTTTCTGGGGTCGAAACTGTTTCAAAAGAAGGTCAAATCTTAACATTAAAAGCAGAAGCCGGTATAGTTTTTTTTGGCTTAACCGTATTCGGTTTAATCTTATCCAGTTTTTGGATTCTCTTACGAAAAACACTAAAAGCTTCTGGTCAAGATAAAAGAAAATTCTTACTTTTATTAATTGGTGTGGCAATAACATTTGCTCTTATTTTGCCTCTAAACTTCGTACTTCCAGCCTTTTTCAATAATCCTAAGTTTGTTCCTTTTGGCGCCGTTTTTACTTTTCCGTTTGTTATTTTCACTTCCTATGCGATTTTAAGGCACAAGCTTTTTAACATCCGAGTGGCGGGAACGGCGATATTAGTGTTTTTGCTCTCGGTAGTCACTTTTTCCGAGGTGATTTTTGCTCAAGATTTAGGGTTAGTTATTTATCGAAGCTCGATTTTTATTTTTGTTCTTACGTTTGGTATTCTTCTAATTCGCGGCGTCCTGCGCGAAGTCGAGCAGAGAGAAAGATTGGAAAAATTGACCGCCGAACTGGAAACCACCAATGCGCGGCTGGAAAAATTAGACGAACTCAAATCGCAATTTCTGTCTTTCGCCTCTCACCAAATAAAAGGACCTTTGACCGTCATCAATGGCTATGCCGATTTAATATCCGAAGGCAGCTATGGCCAGATCAATGGCGGCGTCAGCAAGGCAGTCTGGGGAATCAAAGAAAACTCCCGAAGACTGATCAAGTTGGTTGACGACTTCCTGGATTTAAGAAAGATCGAGGAAGACAGAATGGACTATGAATTCAAAACCATCAATTTAGTTGCTTTGGCCAAAAGCGTCTTTGAAGAATACAAAATCGTTGGCCAACAGAAGGGTTTAGAGCTGGGACTGCAAACTAATGAGATCACAATCGATCTGAAAGCCGACGAACAAAGATTAAGACAGGTGATCCAAAACCTGGTTGACAACGCCATTAAATATACTCCCGAAGGTGAAGTGAAAGTAAAAATCGAGAGAACAAAAACCGGAGACAAGGCCGTTGTTGAGGTCAAAGATTCCGGAGTCGGCATTCGTCCGGAAATCATCGGGACGATTTTCAATCAATTTAGCCGCGATCCTAAATTAAGAAACACCCTCGGCACCGGCCTCGGCCTCTACATCGCCAAAGAAATCGTCAAAGCGCACCGGGGCAAGATTTGGGCCGAGTCTGAGGGCGAGGGCAAAGGCGCGACGTTTTACGTTGAACTGCCGCTGTCATGA
- a CDS encoding glutaredoxin domain-containing protein, whose product MIKPKIRIFSTPTCPYCVTLKEFLKEKSFEFEDIDVSQNEIALEEMVKKTGQFGVPVIDIDDQWIVGFDKEKISKLLNIE is encoded by the coding sequence ATGATAAAACCTAAAATTAGGATATTTAGCACCCCGACCTGCCCTTACTGCGTCACCTTAAAAGAATTCTTGAAAGAAAAGAGCTTTGAGTTTGAAGACATCGACGTTTCCCAAAACGAAATAGCTCTTGAGGAAATGGTTAAAAAGACCGGGCAGTTCGGCGTTCCGGTCATCGACATCGACGATCAGTGGATTGTCGGCTTTGATAAAGAGAAAATAAGTAAGTTGTTGAACATAGAATAA
- a CDS encoding dTMP kinase produces the protein MLICITGIDGCGKGTQIYLLREVLERKGLRIFISKAYDEAEKEGLSHFFLYWDDVAITLAFQALHRQQFVKATEALGAGQIVLADRWDESYLAYHSQFGLLSQDEGLRRRLNKIAFEGKKPDLTFLLKISPERAGLRTEARGRDFFDGKDLEYHARMAEAYETLACAEGWVILDGEKKPLEIHSEIMRVVLEKMGEE, from the coding sequence ATGTTAATCTGTATAACTGGAATTGATGGTTGCGGAAAGGGTACGCAGATCTATCTTTTACGAGAAGTCTTGGAGAGAAAAGGACTTAGAATATTTATCTCTAAGGCATATGATGAGGCAGAGAAGGAGGGTCTATCTCATTTCTTCTTGTACTGGGACGATGTCGCTATCACACTGGCTTTTCAGGCTTTGCATCGCCAGCAGTTCGTAAAAGCCACGGAGGCCCTGGGAGCTGGGCAAATCGTCCTTGCAGACCGGTGGGATGAGTCATACTTGGCATACCACTCTCAATTTGGTCTTTTGTCTCAGGATGAGGGCCTGAGAAGAAGATTAAACAAGATTGCCTTTGAGGGTAAAAAGCCAGATCTGACTTTCCTTCTGAAGATTTCTCCAGAAAGGGCAGGATTACGCACTGAAGCTCGTGGAAGAGATTTCTTTGACGGTAAGGATCTAGAATACCATGCCCGTATGGCCGAAGCCTACGAAACGCTGGCTTGTGCCGAGGGCTGGGTGATTCTGGATGGCGAAAAGAAACCTCTTGAAATCCATAGTGAAATTATGAGAGTCGTCCTAGAAAAGATGGGAGAGGAATAA
- the apgM gene encoding 2,3-bisphosphoglycerate-independent phosphoglycerate mutase — translation MKKILFLVIDGLPDDKIPALGNKTPLEAARRINLDCFARNGLLAFFKPLFLGKLPDSEEVHFALFGYDPKKFLPGRGVLEAIGCGVKLLPKDIVLRGNLATIDKNGLVLDRRAGRIQSGEAKVLAESLNGLKIKGVKFLIKPVYGHRLAVILRGRGLSERISDTDEKFIKKTRPCLPLGKNNDKACFTARVVNEFLKTANPILENHPLNLKRQKQGKMPANFILLRGAGKLKNVESFQKKWGLKSGCLSLGALYRGIAKFLGMAIIKEKQGDPFSSAYLKNKFYAAKNALKKYDFVFCHVKGADLLAENGDFLGKKKFIEKVDKELKIFKDLKHTLLVITADHATSCQTKTHAKGPIPLLIWGLPKKHNPGAKFTESGCLKGNLGQVKNLKILPLVKNLTSEG, via the coding sequence ATGAAAAAAATTCTCTTTTTGGTGATTGACGGTCTGCCGGACGATAAAATTCCGGCCCTGGGAAATAAGACGCCGCTGGAAGCGGCGCGGCGAATAAACCTTGATTGTTTTGCCCGAAACGGGCTTTTGGCTTTTTTCAAACCTCTGTTCTTAGGCAAACTGCCTGATTCTGAAGAAGTCCATTTTGCCCTTTTTGGCTACGACCCGAAAAAATTCCTGCCAGGCCGCGGCGTTTTGGAAGCGATTGGCTGCGGCGTCAAGCTTTTGCCCAAAGACATTGTTTTGCGGGGAAATCTTGCCACCATTGATAAAAACGGTTTGGTGCTTGACCGCCGGGCCGGCCGGATACAAAGCGGCGAAGCAAAAGTTCTGGCTGAATCCCTGAACGGCTTGAAAATTAAAGGAGTGAAGTTCTTAATCAAGCCGGTCTACGGCCACCGCCTAGCCGTGATTTTGCGAGGCAGGGGATTGTCAGAAAGAATTTCTGACACCGATGAAAAATTCATCAAGAAAACCAGGCCCTGCCTGCCTCTGGGCAAAAACAATGACAAAGCTTGCTTTACCGCCCGGGTTGTCAACGAGTTTCTCAAAACCGCAAACCCGATTTTGGAAAACCATCCTCTCAATTTGAAAAGGCAAAAGCAAGGAAAAATGCCGGCTAATTTCATCTTGTTAAGAGGAGCGGGCAAACTTAAAAACGTTGAAAGTTTCCAAAAAAAGTGGGGGCTGAAATCCGGCTGCCTTTCTTTGGGGGCGCTGTACCGAGGCATAGCCAAATTCCTAGGAATGGCTATAATTAAAGAGAAGCAAGGGGATCCTTTTTCCTCGGCGTATCTCAAAAACAAGTTTTACGCCGCCAAAAACGCCCTGAAAAAATACGACTTTGTTTTCTGCCACGTCAAAGGCGCAGATCTCCTGGCCGAGAACGGTGACTTTTTAGGCAAGAAAAAATTCATTGAAAAAGTTGACAAAGAACTAAAAATTTTCAAAGATTTAAAGCATACCCTGCTCGTTATTACTGCAGACCACGCCACTTCCTGCCAAACCAAGACCCACGCCAAAGGACCGATCCCGCTTTTAATCTGGGGCTTGCCGAAAAAACACAATCCAGGCGCCAAATTCACAGAATCCGGCTGTCTCAAGGGAAATCTCGGCCAAGTCAAAAACCTGAAAATTCTTCCCCTAGTTAAAAATCTAACTTCTGAAGGATAA
- a CDS encoding glycosyltransferase family 4 protein, with protein MKIGIIFDGIEIPPKSGVAFRLYYLSKKLEEKGVRVVMFLCERGWVSHNDLKKEPFVFHIFSPEVFYKKIDFVKNVISKEKPDIIQVNNSSSVLSYGAYYSNELRIPLVTEMHDCDAIIKKTLGCDRQDIDISEFIQYSAGYLSHEVICMTPKDKKEFIHMGILKDKINLIPNGIDTDYFKYNSPNLPKRQIIFLGNMFYEPNRNAAEIAIKMIVPHINARLLCIGMVEDSFRRKFSSDKVVFTGGVDDIRPFLKESSIAIAPVFEGSGMKVKLLNYAASGLPIVSTEMGISGYPRNIAIIENDITKYPKLVEKLLDDLKVATEQSKKAREIVCKKFSFDFIAEKVIKLYKKTKFKKKRSSFVLGVKDKEKKNKIFFQRLSPLPMWLEEKRVKFSSTVPDYITLNYENRN; from the coding sequence ATGAAAATAGGTATAATCTTTGATGGCATTGAAATACCTCCCAAAAGCGGTGTAGCCTTTCGTCTGTACTATTTATCTAAAAAACTTGAAGAAAAGGGGGTTAGAGTTGTAATGTTTCTTTGCGAGAGAGGATGGGTTTCCCATAACGACCTAAAAAAGGAACCTTTTGTATTTCATATATTTTCACCAGAAGTTTTTTATAAAAAGATAGACTTCGTAAAAAACGTTATTAGCAAAGAAAAGCCAGACATTATCCAAGTGAATAACTCTTCATCGGTGCTTTCGTACGGGGCATATTATTCTAATGAATTAAGAATTCCGCTTGTTACAGAGATGCATGATTGTGACGCAATTATAAAGAAGACTCTCGGGTGCGATAGACAGGATATTGATATTTCAGAATTTATACAATATTCTGCCGGCTATCTTTCTCATGAGGTAATATGTATGACGCCTAAAGATAAAAAAGAATTCATTCACATGGGCATACTCAAGGATAAAATAAATTTAATACCGAACGGTATAGATACTGATTATTTTAAGTATAATTCTCCTAATTTACCTAAAAGACAAATTATTTTTCTGGGGAATATGTTCTATGAACCAAACAGAAATGCTGCAGAAATAGCAATTAAAATGATAGTGCCCCATATCAATGCCAGACTGTTGTGTATTGGCATGGTAGAAGATTCTTTCCGCAGGAAATTCTCTTCCGACAAGGTTGTTTTTACTGGAGGGGTGGATGATATTAGGCCCTTTTTGAAAGAATCTTCTATTGCAATAGCACCGGTCTTTGAAGGTTCTGGAATGAAAGTAAAACTTTTAAATTACGCGGCCTCAGGGCTTCCTATAGTATCTACTGAAATGGGAATTTCAGGTTATCCACGCAATATTGCAATTATTGAAAATGATATCACTAAATATCCGAAATTAGTTGAGAAACTATTGGATGACCTGAAAGTAGCAACCGAACAAAGTAAAAAAGCGCGGGAAATAGTTTGCAAAAAGTTTTCATTTGATTTTATAGCCGAGAAAGTAATTAAGCTTTACAAGAAAACAAAATTTAAGAAAAAAAGAAGCTCTTTCGTTCTTGGGGTTAAGGATAAGGAGAAAAAGAATAAAATTTTTTTTCAACGACTATCGCCCCTACCTATGTGGCTGGAAGAAAAAAGAGTAAAATTTTCGTCTACTGTTCCAGATTATATAACTTTAAATTATGAAAATCGTAATTGA
- a CDS encoding adenylyltransferase/cytidyltransferase family protein — MKIVVASGYFNPIHIGHLKYLRGAKKLGDKLIVIVNNDEQVKLKGSAPFMIGKEKFEIVKAIKWVDEAVLSIDKHRTVIKTLEKIKPNIFTRGGDLTPENVSEVVI; from the coding sequence ATGAAAATAGTTGTTGCCAGCGGATATTTTAATCCAATTCATATAGGACATTTAAAATATTTAAGAGGTGCCAAGAAGCTTGGAGATAAATTGATAGTGATAGTGAACAATGATGAACAGGTGAAATTAAAGGGAAGCGCGCCTTTTATGATAGGAAAAGAGAAATTTGAAATAGTGAAAGCAATTAAGTGGGTGGACGAAGCAGTATTATCAATAGACAAACACAGAACAGTAATTAAGACACTGGAGAAAATAAAGCCCAATATCTTTACTAGGGGAGGAGATTTAACTCCCGAGAATGTTTCAGAGGTAGTAATATGA